The proteins below come from a single Arthrobacter crystallopoietes genomic window:
- a CDS encoding ATP-binding protein, translated as MSIAQTLPLGEEINPGQYRLSKIQVINWGTFHGRHTMYVDRAGTLLTGHPGVGKSTLFDGIQHIFYAAPRLNESANEASNRKDRRTTFSYMRGRKAKTAAGTTYQRPSATWSAIALVFDDGLGRQVTISALFDLPANGLEGQVGKHYVIHNKPLDTEALENHGGRRFSPTSLHAALPGCEAFDVHKAFAERFRRRLGIDNDKAFSLLRTLQNGKGLDKGVNKFFRYEVLDIPSTLKAAAGAIEDFSHLRGIYRQLEEATGQRDALAKVPAQHLRYRELREQLERNRELAQVQLPRVRQQLAAGLLETETARLAGQREAKTLGIQAEASAKESLEAQVQRLDEQHASHGGRAIEALERDIRAASVELQQRERIRTQVQQDIDDAGLQLEWSAEGLASARLQSAAAVEELTAEAAAAKTLEYEAVAASINAKDREKKLRAEIASYARRGNNIDGASAAARRQISAETGIAPEDMPFAGELVDIAPEHLPWRPAAEKALRSLATTLLIRGEDIRTVTKAIDALDSHGKLRWINIATPPRPGTAGDRDLVGKLEFKNSEAGDWLRQKITSDYAFTCVDSDAELHHEDKAISLAGTLKLNKNTFERDTRKVNPGDYLLGFNNTDKIALLEAQAERILQEHTDATELADQRSKAKDVLAGRLDALHRVAADTRPWSDVDSSSQREVLEGLQDRLREAVDSSATLAEIHAELKAAKSELEASVGRLAVLRHDLQELDKQFRNAESARDNTARRAEENPPADWAAEAIGRYLEPLGEPTGLEELETAFHRLALELKDAAATLSDELHKTETALTDTFKFFARDWGEHLSASFGTGVESAAQYEQLYHDIISEGLPQREEEFREYFNNRSYERFSDLLQMLEEERRAIEERILPLNQILDDVPFDNGSHLKLEVRTSVPEEARTFRTDLKNALGNAYIKQTPEQMAASYKALERLVDALNDPAKQHWRDTVLDVRQHVTISCNEHRPNGEIETGLEPGTLSGGEGQRFTSFIMGAALAYQLGIASQGYSTYGTVMIDEAFIQANSEYAGAGINALQEFGFQLLLAAPEDKVDLSRHLGSITDIIKHPDANVSGFVATGASPATATAIVLR; from the coding sequence GTGAGCATTGCCCAGACGCTCCCGCTCGGCGAGGAGATCAATCCCGGCCAGTACCGGCTGAGCAAAATCCAGGTGATCAACTGGGGCACGTTCCACGGCCGTCACACCATGTACGTGGACCGCGCCGGCACGCTGCTCACCGGTCATCCCGGCGTGGGCAAGTCCACGCTCTTCGACGGCATCCAGCACATCTTCTACGCCGCGCCCCGGCTGAATGAGTCCGCCAACGAGGCCAGCAACCGCAAGGACCGCCGCACCACCTTCAGCTACATGCGCGGGCGGAAAGCCAAAACCGCTGCGGGCACCACCTACCAGCGGCCCAGCGCCACCTGGTCCGCCATCGCGCTGGTCTTCGATGACGGCCTCGGCCGCCAGGTCACCATCTCCGCGCTCTTCGACCTGCCGGCCAACGGGCTGGAAGGCCAGGTGGGCAAGCACTACGTCATCCACAACAAGCCACTGGACACCGAGGCACTGGAAAACCACGGCGGCCGGCGGTTCTCCCCCACCTCCCTTCACGCGGCATTGCCCGGCTGCGAGGCGTTCGACGTGCACAAGGCCTTCGCCGAGCGGTTCCGGCGCAGGCTGGGGATCGATAATGACAAGGCCTTCAGTTTGCTGCGCACGCTGCAGAACGGCAAGGGCCTGGACAAGGGTGTGAATAAGTTCTTCCGCTACGAAGTGTTGGACATCCCGTCCACGCTCAAGGCGGCCGCGGGAGCCATCGAGGACTTCAGCCACCTGCGCGGGATCTACCGCCAGCTGGAAGAAGCCACCGGCCAGCGCGATGCCCTGGCGAAGGTACCGGCGCAGCACCTGCGCTACCGGGAACTGCGCGAACAGCTGGAGCGGAACCGGGAACTTGCCCAGGTGCAGCTGCCCCGGGTGCGCCAGCAGCTGGCGGCCGGGCTCCTCGAAACCGAGACGGCCAGACTCGCCGGTCAGCGCGAGGCGAAGACCCTGGGTATCCAGGCGGAAGCCTCAGCGAAGGAGAGCCTGGAGGCGCAGGTTCAGCGGCTGGACGAACAACATGCCAGCCATGGCGGCCGTGCGATCGAAGCCCTTGAGCGGGACATCCGCGCTGCCTCGGTGGAACTGCAGCAGCGCGAGCGCATCCGGACTCAGGTCCAGCAAGACATTGACGACGCCGGGCTGCAGCTGGAGTGGTCCGCCGAAGGTCTGGCATCTGCCCGCCTGCAGTCCGCCGCCGCCGTCGAGGAGCTCACCGCCGAAGCAGCTGCCGCCAAGACGCTCGAATACGAGGCCGTGGCCGCAAGCATCAACGCCAAGGACCGGGAGAAGAAGCTCCGCGCCGAAATCGCTTCCTATGCCCGGCGGGGCAACAATATCGACGGCGCCAGCGCAGCCGCCCGGCGGCAAATCAGCGCCGAAACCGGCATCGCACCCGAGGACATGCCGTTCGCGGGCGAGCTGGTGGACATCGCCCCGGAGCACCTGCCGTGGCGGCCGGCCGCCGAAAAGGCGCTGCGTTCGCTGGCCACCACGCTGTTGATCCGTGGCGAGGATATCCGGACGGTGACCAAGGCGATCGATGCGCTGGACAGCCACGGGAAGCTGCGCTGGATCAATATCGCCACTCCCCCGCGGCCCGGCACCGCCGGAGACCGCGATCTGGTTGGCAAGCTCGAGTTCAAGAACTCCGAGGCCGGCGACTGGCTGAGGCAGAAAATCACCAGCGACTACGCCTTCACCTGCGTGGACTCCGATGCCGAACTGCACCACGAGGACAAGGCGATCAGCCTCGCGGGCACCCTCAAGCTGAACAAGAACACCTTTGAACGGGACACCCGGAAAGTCAATCCGGGCGACTACCTGCTCGGCTTTAACAACACGGACAAGATCGCCCTGCTCGAAGCACAGGCCGAGCGAATTCTGCAGGAGCATACGGACGCCACCGAACTGGCGGACCAGCGGAGCAAGGCCAAGGACGTGCTCGCCGGCCGGCTGGACGCGCTGCATCGCGTCGCCGCCGACACCCGTCCATGGTCCGACGTCGACAGCAGCTCCCAGCGTGAGGTGCTGGAGGGCCTGCAGGACCGCCTGCGGGAAGCGGTGGACAGTAGCGCGACCCTCGCGGAAATCCATGCCGAGCTCAAGGCCGCCAAGTCCGAGCTCGAGGCCAGCGTGGGCCGGCTGGCCGTGCTGCGTCACGACCTGCAGGAACTGGACAAGCAGTTCCGCAATGCCGAATCCGCCAGGGACAACACCGCCCGCCGGGCCGAAGAAAACCCGCCGGCGGACTGGGCCGCCGAGGCCATCGGCCGCTACCTGGAACCACTGGGCGAACCCACGGGGCTGGAGGAGCTGGAAACCGCCTTCCACCGGCTCGCCCTGGAACTCAAGGACGCCGCTGCCACCCTTAGCGATGAGCTCCATAAGACGGAGACGGCGCTGACGGATACGTTCAAGTTCTTTGCGCGCGACTGGGGCGAGCATCTGAGCGCTTCCTTTGGCACCGGCGTCGAAAGCGCCGCGCAGTATGAACAGCTGTACCACGACATCATTTCCGAGGGCCTGCCGCAGCGCGAAGAGGAGTTCCGCGAGTACTTCAACAACCGCTCCTACGAGCGCTTTTCGGATCTGCTGCAGATGCTGGAGGAGGAACGCCGTGCCATCGAGGAGCGGATCCTGCCGCTGAACCAGATCCTGGACGACGTCCCCTTCGACAACGGCAGCCACCTCAAGCTCGAAGTCCGGACCAGCGTTCCGGAGGAAGCCCGCACCTTCCGCACCGATCTGAAAAATGCGCTGGGCAACGCCTATATCAAGCAGACCCCGGAGCAGATGGCCGCCAGCTACAAGGCGTTGGAGCGTCTGGTGGACGCGCTGAACGATCCGGCGAAACAGCACTGGCGGGACACCGTGCTGGATGTGCGCCAGCATGTCACCATCAGCTGCAACGAGCACCGGCCCAACGGGGAGATCGAGACCGGACTGGAACCGGGCACGCTCTCCGGCGGCGAAGGCCAACGCTTCACATCGTTCATCATGGGCGCCGCCTTGGCCTACCAGCTGGGCATTGCCAGCCAGGGTTACAGCACCTACGGCACGGTGATGATCGACGAAGCCTTCATCCAGGCGAACTCCGAGTATGCCGGCGCCGGCATCAACGCGCTGCAGGAATTCGGCTTCCAGCTGCTGCTGGCAGCGCCGGAGGACAAGGTCGACCTGTCCCGGCACCTCGGCTCCATTACCGACATCATCAAGCATCCGGACGCGAATGTTTCCGGCTTCGTGGCAACGGGGGCCTCGCCGGCAACGGCCACGGCGATCGTGCTGCGCTGA
- a CDS encoding DUF4194 domain-containing protein, with protein sequence MTETEADIAVSGYRAERQLFDGDTGTFPLQLRQTIVRLLRGPYIDGVADPRLWTTVLDNRQVIADYLCEIFLVLTVDPDRKIAMLTPAEVDAPHTSAIQPRKPLRREETLLALRLRLLLDRHAGSGTDATISRAAAREILEEHRQPGTVDDKRLEELTDASISRLLALKLLLPTELAGVYRVSNALAMALPFDSIDQIPAYIEALSRSDPQELLDPDLLDPEQLDPEVLDPESTTANGAAGNEEEL encoded by the coding sequence ATGACCGAGACCGAGGCTGACATCGCCGTAAGCGGGTACCGCGCGGAGCGGCAACTGTTCGACGGCGACACCGGCACCTTTCCGCTGCAGCTGCGCCAGACGATTGTGCGGTTGCTGCGCGGACCGTACATCGACGGCGTTGCCGATCCCCGGCTGTGGACCACCGTGCTGGACAACCGGCAGGTCATCGCCGACTACCTGTGCGAGATCTTCCTGGTCCTCACTGTGGATCCGGACCGAAAGATCGCCATGCTCACCCCGGCCGAAGTGGACGCTCCGCACACCTCGGCCATCCAGCCCCGAAAGCCGCTGCGGCGCGAGGAGACACTGCTTGCCCTGCGGCTGCGGCTGCTGCTGGACCGGCACGCCGGCTCCGGCACCGACGCCACCATTTCGCGCGCCGCCGCCCGGGAAATCCTCGAAGAACACCGGCAGCCGGGCACGGTGGACGACAAGCGGCTGGAAGAGCTGACCGATGCCTCCATCTCCCGCCTGCTGGCGTTGAAGCTGCTGCTGCCCACCGAGCTGGCCGGCGTGTACCGGGTCAGCAACGCGTTGGCCATGGCGCTGCCGTTCGACAGCATCGACCAGATCCCGGCCTACATCGAGGCGTTGTCCCGCAGCGACCCCCAGGAACTGCTGGACCCAGACCTGCTCGACCCGGAACAGCTGGATCCTGAGGTACTGGATCCTGAGAGCACCACCGCCAACGGCGCCGCAGGCAACGAGGAGGAACTGTGA
- a CDS encoding sensor histidine kinase: protein MADSGRTPAKRAGQVFRHFVFMMIGALLAVPYIAVFIWGTQLADSPKAGPLSAVVAFILLFLLLAVPALLSVTHALERTAVRELLDVELPEPIDSTVHGRRWRGAAWYLVHLMAGGLTLVAAVFAIPVMVTLSVTPLTGQTLVADQLSAVLSPFADRTTAVLWSLALGAGVVIFTILTGMALRHWAGVMLGPSSAERLALEEEAERAAARRNELARELHDSVGHALTVTTLQATAAQSLLTRDPDAAVRAMQAVADTGRAALAELDHVIGILRDPDASAHSLDGGAGTLAELSGYLDVLARQGLEIERNFDPRRLDRLPPAVSTAAFKILQEGLTNVLKYASPQQCTLTISAETQMLHLDLSNPVSGVPQLRGGGRGLAGITERARLAGGSAQTSLTKNIWSLVASFPLDSGQPEGEQRDKAQSIQGPR, encoded by the coding sequence ATGGCGGACTCCGGCCGGACACCGGCCAAACGGGCAGGGCAGGTCTTCAGGCACTTTGTGTTCATGATGATCGGCGCCCTGCTCGCCGTTCCCTACATCGCGGTTTTCATCTGGGGCACGCAACTAGCCGACTCGCCCAAGGCCGGCCCGCTGTCCGCCGTCGTCGCCTTTATCCTCCTGTTTCTGCTGCTTGCAGTTCCGGCGTTGCTGTCCGTCACGCATGCGTTGGAACGCACCGCGGTGCGCGAATTGCTGGACGTCGAGCTGCCAGAGCCCATCGATAGCACAGTGCACGGCCGGCGGTGGCGCGGAGCAGCCTGGTATCTGGTGCATTTGATGGCCGGCGGACTGACCTTGGTGGCGGCGGTGTTCGCCATTCCTGTCATGGTGACGCTGTCCGTCACGCCGCTGACCGGACAAACCCTGGTTGCTGACCAGCTATCCGCGGTCCTCTCCCCCTTCGCCGACCGTACGACGGCGGTGCTTTGGTCCCTGGCGCTGGGCGCCGGGGTCGTTATCTTCACCATCCTGACGGGCATGGCACTGCGGCATTGGGCCGGCGTCATGCTGGGCCCGTCCTCCGCGGAACGCCTGGCCCTGGAAGAAGAGGCTGAACGCGCCGCTGCCCGGCGGAATGAGCTGGCCCGTGAACTGCACGATTCGGTGGGCCATGCCTTGACGGTCACCACCCTGCAGGCGACCGCAGCGCAATCGCTGCTGACCCGGGATCCGGACGCAGCAGTACGGGCGATGCAGGCCGTGGCAGACACGGGCCGGGCCGCATTGGCTGAGCTGGACCACGTCATCGGCATCCTGCGTGACCCGGACGCCAGCGCCCATTCACTGGACGGCGGGGCCGGTACGCTGGCAGAGTTGTCCGGCTATTTGGACGTGCTCGCCAGGCAGGGGCTGGAGATAGAGCGGAACTTCGACCCGCGCCGGTTGGACCGCCTTCCTCCCGCGGTCTCCACCGCCGCATTCAAGATCCTGCAGGAAGGCCTGACCAACGTGCTCAAATATGCCAGCCCGCAGCAATGCACCCTCACGATCAGCGCGGAGACGCAGATGCTGCACCTGGACCTGAGCAACCCCGTCTCCGGCGTCCCGCAGCTTCGCGGCGGGGGACGTGGTCTGGCCGGTATTACAGAACGTGCCCGGCTCGCCGGCGGCAGCGCACAAACGTCGCTGACCAAGAATATCTGGTCCCTGGTTGCCAGCTTCCCGTTGGACTCCGGGCAACCGGAAGGCGAGCAGCGCGATAAGGCGCAGTCGATTCAGGGGCCCAGGTGA
- a CDS encoding cytochrome c oxidase assembly protein, which yields MHEHGGFLLEAALFLPALVAVAAYLFSAASPRIAGGWPKRRSACFILGAITAVSTFAGPFASLSHQDFAANVGAHLLAGMVAPLFLVMSRPITLALRTLEVLPARRLSALLKSKPARVLSDPSVAAVLNVGGMWVMYRTDLYQGMQDSALIHWLVMGHVLAAGYLFTAAMVGRDPAPHRPNHGYRCAVLVAAIAAHNVLAKSLYAMPPARVPIGEAETGGQLMYYAGGTVELALIILLWHQWYRTGARKVPAAVVRSSSTGPAA from the coding sequence ATGCATGAGCACGGCGGCTTCCTGCTCGAAGCGGCGCTCTTCCTGCCGGCGCTGGTAGCAGTCGCCGCGTATCTCTTCTCGGCCGCTTCTCCACGGATAGCCGGAGGGTGGCCGAAGCGCCGCTCGGCCTGCTTCATTCTCGGCGCGATCACCGCCGTTTCAACCTTTGCAGGCCCCTTCGCGTCGCTCAGCCATCAGGATTTCGCCGCAAACGTCGGCGCCCATCTGCTGGCCGGTATGGTGGCGCCGTTATTCCTTGTTATGTCCCGGCCGATCACCTTGGCGTTGCGCACACTGGAGGTGCTTCCGGCCCGGCGGCTGTCTGCGCTGCTCAAGAGCAAGCCTGCACGGGTTCTATCCGATCCATCCGTTGCTGCGGTGCTGAATGTGGGTGGCATGTGGGTGATGTACCGGACGGACCTTTACCAGGGCATGCAGGACTCCGCCCTTATCCATTGGCTGGTCATGGGCCATGTGCTGGCTGCCGGCTACCTTTTCACCGCAGCAATGGTCGGACGGGATCCGGCTCCGCATCGTCCGAACCACGGCTACCGATGCGCTGTGCTGGTCGCGGCCATCGCTGCTCACAACGTCTTGGCCAAGAGCCTGTACGCCATGCCGCCAGCCAGAGTCCCGATAGGCGAGGCAGAAACCGGAGGGCAACTCATGTACTACGCCGGCGGCACGGTTGAACTGGCGCTCATTATCCTGCTGTGGCACCAGTGGTACCGCACCGGCGCACGCAAGGTTCCTGCCGCCGTCGTACGCAGTTCCAGTACAGGGCCGGCGGCATGA
- a CDS encoding GNAT family N-acetyltransferase, with amino-acid sequence MPAVRDDPTHSQFIIFSDGTVAGTLTYRIKGAEIWFLKTTIDRGFRNQHLDTALIISALDSVHRRQLMVRPMDALVKKTMYEHPEYLHLLPHRPHAPARHGRHPAVNQTRRHPVA; translated from the coding sequence ATGCCTGCCGTTCGCGATGACCCCACGCACTCCCAGTTCATCATTTTTTCGGACGGAACCGTCGCAGGGACCCTGACCTACCGCATCAAGGGTGCAGAAATCTGGTTCCTCAAAACCACCATCGACCGGGGCTTCAGAAACCAACACCTGGACACCGCCCTGATCATCAGCGCTCTGGACAGTGTCCACCGCCGGCAACTGATGGTGCGTCCCATGGACGCACTGGTCAAGAAGACGATGTATGAACATCCCGAGTACTTGCACCTGCTGCCGCACCGTCCCCATGCGCCCGCCCGGCACGGGCGTCATCCCGCCGTAAACCAGACGCGCCGCCATCCGGTTGCATAA
- a CDS encoding DUF2243 domain-containing protein, protein MRTPAARRNVVSGLLFGLGVIAFLDEVVFHQLLHWHHFYDGSTTAAGLVSDGLFHAFSWFATIAGLFLFADLRRRHELRRRLWAGAGLIGAGAFQLYDGLVQHKLLGLHQIRYDVDLLPYDIGWNITAVLLMVAGAVLLFRGRSARDSLENDA, encoded by the coding sequence ATGCGGACTCCTGCAGCCCGGAGGAACGTCGTTTCCGGGTTGCTCTTCGGGTTGGGCGTCATCGCCTTTCTGGACGAAGTGGTTTTCCACCAACTCCTGCATTGGCATCATTTCTACGACGGCAGCACCACGGCGGCCGGGCTCGTTTCGGACGGCCTGTTCCATGCCTTCAGCTGGTTCGCCACGATCGCCGGATTGTTCCTGTTCGCTGATTTACGACGGCGACACGAGCTGCGCCGCCGGCTGTGGGCGGGTGCAGGGCTCATCGGGGCTGGAGCCTTCCAACTGTACGACGGCCTGGTCCAGCACAAATTGCTGGGCCTGCATCAGATCCGCTACGACGTGGACCTATTGCCCTACGACATCGGCTGGAATATAACCGCAGTCCTGCTGATGGTGGCTGGCGCGGTTCTGTTGTTCCGCGGCCGGTCCGCCCGGGACAGCCTGGAGAACGATGCATGA
- a CDS encoding response regulator transcription factor, translating to MNAPIRILLVDDEPLIRSGLSAILSLEDDFAVVGEAGDGAEAWTEVRRLEPDLVMMDVRMPRMDGIQATRAMLANPQEHNVPRILILTTFESDDYVFEALKAGADGFLLKRAKPAELIQAVRAVAHGESIMYPAKLRELVAQYGSRGRDLIAEAGLSRREAAVLRQLAQGHNNQEIALLMHLGVETVKTHISAILSKLNVRDRTQAVIVAYESGFAQPVRQPPPVN from the coding sequence GTGAACGCACCGATCCGCATTCTTCTCGTCGATGACGAGCCATTGATCCGTTCCGGCCTGTCAGCCATCCTGTCACTCGAAGACGATTTCGCCGTCGTCGGCGAGGCAGGCGACGGTGCAGAGGCCTGGACCGAAGTGCGCCGGCTGGAACCCGATCTTGTCATGATGGACGTCAGGATGCCGCGGATGGACGGGATACAGGCCACTAGGGCGATGCTGGCCAACCCTCAGGAACATAACGTTCCGCGGATCCTGATCCTCACCACCTTCGAAAGCGATGACTACGTCTTTGAGGCGCTCAAAGCGGGGGCTGACGGCTTCCTGCTGAAGCGGGCCAAGCCTGCCGAACTGATTCAGGCGGTACGCGCGGTGGCACACGGGGAATCCATTATGTATCCAGCGAAGTTGCGCGAGCTTGTAGCCCAATATGGCAGCCGGGGACGGGATCTCATCGCCGAGGCCGGCCTGAGCAGGCGCGAAGCGGCGGTCCTGCGCCAGCTGGCCCAGGGGCACAACAATCAGGAGATCGCCCTGTTGATGCACCTTGGTGTGGAGACGGTCAAGACGCATATCAGCGCGATCCTGTCCAAACTCAACGTGCGTGACCGGACCCAGGCCGTGATCGTAGCCTATGAATCCGGCTTCGCGCAGCCCGTCCGACAACCGCCGCCAGTTAACTGA
- a CDS encoding DnaJ domain-containing protein, with protein sequence MEDQDLYAVLGVDRDADQEEIRRAYRLLLRRHHPDLQLSADPEAARAAARSMARILDAYGVLGDARRREAYDNRGKHRAPTLPDTPPRSRGRHVAVTVQDQDPVVLGWTASPKDTVWLFPPVSPLRPPRDVFDLLVRRWFLG encoded by the coding sequence ATGGAAGACCAGGATCTTTACGCGGTTCTGGGAGTGGACCGCGACGCAGACCAGGAAGAGATCCGCCGTGCCTATCGTCTGCTGCTGCGCCGGCATCACCCCGACCTCCAGCTCTCAGCAGATCCCGAAGCAGCCAGAGCGGCAGCCCGCAGTATGGCCCGCATCCTGGACGCTTATGGAGTGCTGGGCGACGCTCGCCGCCGGGAGGCCTACGACAATCGCGGAAAGCACCGCGCGCCCACGCTTCCGGATACGCCGCCGAGGTCCCGCGGACGCCATGTGGCGGTAACTGTGCAGGACCAGGATCCGGTGGTCCTGGGCTGGACGGCGTCCCCGAAAGATACGGTCTGGCTGTTCCCTCCGGTCTCACCTCTCCGCCCTCCGCGGGACGTGTTTGATCTGCTGGTCCGGCGATGGTTCCTGGGCTAG
- a CDS encoding MBL fold metallo-hydrolase has protein sequence MPEEPVITVTGHEQYRAWHAKDFPPVEQLRRNVWSIPVPFPENPLRYTISYLLLGTGASVLIDPGWDSDGGWQHLVSGMEQAGIAPRDLAGIVVTHYHPDHHGMTARLKDASGAWLAMGGNEWIPDPSRDVEDVREADMFRLSHWGVPQDRLEELTFSRRADRPRLLAPDLPLASGEMLPVAGLNIRAVSTPGHTPGHLCLVDQDNGLVFSGDHVLLRISPHISLEHEGLPNPLADYFDSLAAIDLGDDVEVCPAHEYRFTGLSRRVAQLARHNQARSDEVRLVLQEQGPASVWEVARELTWSRGWASLNGFSLRLALAETASHLVYLESLGHEVDVAVDFPEPAIATDSLR, from the coding sequence ATGCCAGAAGAACCCGTCATCACTGTCACCGGCCACGAGCAGTACCGGGCGTGGCATGCCAAGGACTTCCCGCCGGTGGAACAGCTGCGCCGCAATGTCTGGTCCATTCCGGTACCGTTTCCGGAGAATCCGCTGCGGTACACGATCAGCTACCTGCTGCTCGGCACCGGAGCGTCCGTGTTGATTGATCCGGGCTGGGACAGTGACGGGGGCTGGCAGCATCTGGTGTCGGGGATGGAGCAGGCGGGTATCGCACCCCGAGACCTAGCCGGCATCGTAGTCACCCATTACCATCCGGACCACCACGGCATGACGGCCCGGCTGAAGGATGCTTCGGGCGCCTGGCTGGCCATGGGCGGGAACGAATGGATTCCGGATCCGTCGCGCGATGTGGAGGACGTCCGTGAGGCGGACATGTTCCGGCTCAGCCACTGGGGCGTGCCGCAGGACCGTCTGGAGGAACTGACGTTTTCCCGCCGCGCCGACCGCCCCCGGCTGCTGGCGCCTGATCTCCCGCTGGCCTCCGGCGAAATGCTTCCGGTTGCCGGGCTGAACATCCGCGCCGTCTCCACCCCGGGTCACACCCCGGGCCACCTCTGCCTGGTCGATCAGGACAACGGGCTGGTCTTCAGCGGCGACCACGTCCTGCTGCGGATTTCCCCGCACATCTCCCTCGAACACGAGGGCCTGCCAAACCCCCTGGCCGATTACTTCGACTCGCTCGCCGCCATTGATCTGGGCGACGACGTCGAAGTCTGCCCGGCGCACGAGTACCGCTTCACCGGTTTGTCCCGCCGGGTGGCCCAACTTGCACGCCACAATCAGGCCCGTTCGGACGAGGTCCGGCTGGTTCTGCAGGAGCAGGGTCCTGCCTCGGTCTGGGAGGTCGCGCGCGAACTGACGTGGTCCCGCGGCTGGGCATCCTTAAACGGGTTCTCGCTGCGGCTCGCGTTGGCTGAAACCGCCAGCCACCTGGTGTATCTGGAGTCGCTCGGGCATGAGGTGGACGTCGCTGTCGATTTCCCCGAGCCGGCTATCGCTACCGACAGCCTCCGCTGA
- a CDS encoding Rv0909 family putative TA system antitoxin — MAGFSKFGKIAQELARNPKVRQVLQNPKTKQTGAKLVERAADAADKATKGKHTDKIQRARHEARKRLIGGDNNGNPGVGGNKPSA, encoded by the coding sequence ATGGCAGGATTCAGCAAGTTTGGCAAGATCGCCCAGGAGCTAGCACGCAACCCGAAGGTCAGGCAGGTGCTGCAGAATCCCAAGACAAAGCAGACCGGAGCCAAACTGGTTGAGCGGGCCGCTGATGCCGCGGACAAAGCCACCAAGGGCAAGCACACTGACAAGATCCAGCGCGCCCGCCATGAAGCCAGGAAGCGGCTCATCGGGGGCGACAACAACGGCAATCCCGGAGTCGGCGGAAATAAGCCTTCAGCGTAG
- a CDS encoding Hsp20/alpha crystallin family protein: MLMRTDPFRELDRLTQQVFGTQTRPAAMPMDAWREGDEFIVELDLPGVDPSTIELDVERNVLTVAAERKSRLDDDKEVVAAERPIGTFSRQLILGDTLDMDKVTANYDAGVLALRIPIREQAKPRKIEIQSSDTQQQINA, encoded by the coding sequence ATGTTGATGCGAACTGATCCGTTCCGGGAGCTCGACCGGCTGACCCAGCAGGTCTTCGGAACACAGACCCGTCCGGCCGCCATGCCGATGGACGCGTGGCGCGAAGGCGACGAGTTCATTGTGGAACTCGACCTGCCCGGCGTGGATCCCTCGACCATTGAGCTGGATGTCGAGCGCAACGTTCTCACCGTTGCCGCCGAGCGCAAGTCCCGGCTGGATGACGACAAGGAAGTAGTAGCCGCGGAGCGGCCTATCGGCACCTTCAGCCGGCAACTCATCCTTGGCGACACCTTGGACATGGATAAGGTCACAGCCAATTACGACGCCGGCGTGCTGGCTCTCCGGATCCCGATCCGTGAGCAGGCCAAGCCCCGCAAGATCGAAATCCAGAGCAGCGACACACAGCAGCAGATCAACGCCTAA
- a CDS encoding MerR family transcriptional regulator, giving the protein MSNDDEQQLRAEQGVYGISVAADLVGVGQQTLRLYERKGLVEPERTEGGTRRYSVNDVERMRRIGELVDDGLNLAGVDKVLRLEEINAALQQELDVAKERDRRQKRSTNPR; this is encoded by the coding sequence TTGAGCAACGACGACGAGCAGCAGCTGCGGGCGGAGCAAGGCGTCTACGGCATCTCGGTCGCCGCGGACCTGGTTGGCGTGGGCCAGCAGACTCTGCGGCTCTACGAACGCAAAGGGCTGGTGGAACCGGAGCGCACCGAGGGCGGCACCCGCCGCTACAGCGTGAACGACGTGGAGCGGATGCGCCGGATCGGGGAGCTGGTGGACGACGGGCTGAACCTGGCCGGGGTCGACAAAGTCCTGCGGCTCGAGGAAATCAACGCCGCGCTGCAGCAGGAACTGGACGTCGCGAAGGAGCGGGACCGGCGCCAGAAGCGGTCCACGAACCCGCGCTAG